A stretch of Salvelinus alpinus chromosome 4, SLU_Salpinus.1, whole genome shotgun sequence DNA encodes these proteins:
- the LOC139574176 gene encoding protocadherin alpha-3-like isoform X41, protein MEQIGCGAWRERRQWVVFMVALVLFWSGASAQIRYSISEELKEGTVVGNVAKDLGIELSTLTERGFRIVSGSTEPLFQVNRNDGILYVNRKIDREEMCERKSVCLINLKTVLENPLEIHYVAVEVLDVNDHSPSFPETEKRLDISESVLPGARFQLLAAHDPDGGPFSVQQYKLSHNDHFRVEVKDRGEDGKMPFLVLQKPLDREAVRRHKLLLTAIDGGKPPRSGTIEITVDVLDVNDNTPLFTKDVYSVMLNENAPVGTTVIQVNATDLDGGVNGDIIYSFGNDVKSKLKKLFDLDTLTGEITVKGPINFEEKDSYLIDIQASDQGPVPLTTEKSVIVKIIDVNDNAPEIEITSFSKAIPEDSRPGTTVALISVNDLDSGLNGKVICSISEEVPFKLMPSLQDNMYSVVTKSPLDREKQGHYDVTIVAKDAGQPSLSSIKTVSVVVSDVNDNSPEFSLSPYNFYVSENNYPGASVFSVSASDHDINENALISYHILRDSGEGNNLASFLNINSETGNILALKSFDFETLKTFKFQVVATDSGTPSQNSNVTVNVYILDQNDNAPVILYPVSANGSAEGVEEIPRNVNAGHLVTKVRAYDADIGYNGWLLFSLQEVTDHSLFALDRYTGQIRTLRSFTETEEAEHKLVILVKDNGNVSLSATATVIIKVVEPKEAFAASDVKSSVKDEEENSVTFYLIITLGSVSTLFLISIIGLIAMQCSKPTDYSSTHVQDANNDGTLCHSIQYRSGDKRYMLVGPRMSIGSTIVPGSNGNTLVIPENRSRASGEMRSETLRQDPRSRPQSLSHTQPRKLTLGAHGGVVGDAGSTGGSGPELADRV, encoded by the coding sequence ATGGAACAAATAGGATGCGGGGCATGGCGGGAGCGACGGCAGTGGGTTGTGTTCATGGTTGCTTTGGTTCTCTTTTGGAGCGGAGCGTCTGCTCAGATAAGATACTCCATCTCTGAAGAGCTCAAGGAAGGAACTGTCGTGGGGAATGTAGCTAAGGATTTGGGAATTGAACTGAGTACCTTGACGGAAAGGGGATTTCGAATCGTATCTGGCTCGACCGAGCCCCTTTTCCAGGTGAACAGGAATGACGGCATCTTGTATGTGAATCGAAAAATAGACCGAGAGGAGATGTGCGAACGGAAAAGCGTTTGTTTGATCAACCTGAAAACCGTTCTAGAGAACCCGCTGGAGATCCATTATGTCGCGGTGGAGGTGTTAGACGTTAACGACCATTCTCCCAGCTTTCCCGAGACAGAGAAACGGTTAGATATTTCAGAGTCCGTGTTGCCGGGGGCGAGATTTCAGCTACTAGCTGCGCATGACCCTGATGGAGGTCCATTCTCCGTTCAACAATATAAACTTAGTCACAATGACCATTTCCGTGTTGAGGTGAAAGACCGAGGTGAAGATGGCAAAATGCCATTTTTGGTTTTACAGAAGCCATTAGATAGAGAAGCTGTAAGAAGGCATAAATTACTTCTCACTGCTATTGATGGTGGAAAACCACCGAGATCTGGAACTATTGAAATAACTGTTGATGTATTGGATGTTAATGACAACACACCTCTATTCACTAAAGATGTTTACTCTGTAATGTTAAATGAAAACGCTCCCGTAGGCACAACGGTTATTCAGGTAAACGCCACCGATTTAGATGGTGGTGTAAACGGGGATATAATTTATTCATTTGGCAATGACGTGAAGAGCAAGCTGAAGAAACTTTTTGATTTAGACACCTTAACGGGTGAAATAACTGTTAAAGGACCAATCAATTTTGAGGAAAAAGATAGCTATCTGATTGATATACAGGCATCAGATCAAGGACCCGTTCCCCTGACAACAGAGAAAAGTGTAATAGTAAAGATAATTGACGTCAACGACAACGCGCCTGAGATAGAAATAACATCGTTTTCTAAGGCAATCCCTGAGGATTCTAGACCCGGAACCACTGTAGCTCTAATTAGTGTTAATGATTTAGACTCTGGTCTCAATGGCAAAGTGATCTGTTCTATAAGTGAGGAAGTCCCTTTCAAACTAATGCCGTCTTTACAGGACAACATGTACTCTGTAGTCACCAAGTCACCACTGGATAGAGAGAAACAGGGTCATTATGACGTCACAATAGTTGCCAAAGACGCAGGACAGCCTTCCTTGTCATCTATAAAGACTGTCAGCGTTGTTGTATCAGATGTGAATGATAACAGTCCAGAGTTTTCACTGAGTCCCTATAATTTCTATGTCAGTGAAAATAACTACCCAGGCGCCTCAGTATTTTCCGTCAGTGCCTCAGATCATGACATAAATGAAAACGCTCTTATTTCATATCATATTCTGAGAGACAGTGGTGAGGGGAACAATTTGGCATCATTTCTTAATATTAATTCTGAAACTGGGAACATTTTGGCGCTAAAAAGCTTTGACTTTGAAACGTTAAAAACATTCAAATTCCAAGTTGTAGCTACAGACTCTGGAACTCCCTCACAAAACAGCAACGTCACAGTCAACGTGTACATTCTGGATCAGAACGACAACGCTCCAGTGATCTTATATCCAGTCAGCGCTAACGGTTCTGCTGAAGGTGTGGAGGAGATTCCCCGCAATGTGAACGCAGGCCATTTGGTGACTAAAGTGAGAGCCTATGACGCTGATATAGGATATAACGGCTGGTTATTATTTTCACTGCAGGAAGTTACTGACCACAGTCTCTTTGCTTTGGACCGCTATACAGGACAAATAAGGACACTTCGGTCATTCACAGAGACAGAAGAGGCTGAGCATAAACTGGTCATACTGGTAAAAGACAATGGGAACGTTTCACTGTCAGCAACAGCTACTGTGATTATCAAGGTTGTGGAGCCCAAAGAGGCTTTTGCAGCTTCTGATGTTAAAAGTTCAGTAAAAGATGAGGAGGAGAACAGcgttacattttatttgatcattACTTTGGGGTCAGTTTCAACGCTTTTTCTCATCAGCATCATCGGGTTGATTGCAATGCAGTGCTCCAAACCCACAGACTATTCCTCCACGCATGTACAAGATGCGAATAACGACGGGACACTGTGCCACAGCATCCAGTACAGATCCGGAGACAAACGGTACATGTTAGTTGGACCCAGAATGAGTATAGGTTCTACTATAGTCCCGGGCAGCAATGGAAATACTCTAGTGATACCTGAAAACAGGAGCAGAGCTTCTGGAGAG
- the LOC139574176 gene encoding protocadherin alpha-3-like isoform X42, translated as MEQKGCGAWLERRQWVVFMVALVLFWSGTSAQIRYSISEELKEGTVVGNVAKDLGIDLSTLKDRRFRIVSGSTEPLFQVNLNNGILYVNRKIDREEVCERSSVCLINLKTVLENPLEIHYVAVEVLDVNDHSPSFPDKEKRLEISESVLPGVRFQLQAAFDPDSGQYSVQQYKLSHNEHFRLEIKDRGKDAKTPVLNLLKPLDRENTGSHRLLLTAIDGGKPPRSGTIEIIVDVLDVNDNMPVFTKESYTAKLNENSPIGSKVVQVNATDLDEGSNGEVVYSFGNNVNRKLRELFDVDINTGEITVKGRIDFEIEDSYDIDIQASDKGSAPFKTDKSVIVNIVDLNDNAPEIEVTSFSNAIPEDSRPGTTVALISVNDLDSGLNGKVMCSISEGVPFTLTPSLQDNMYSVVTKSPLDREKQSEYDLTIVAKDAGEPSLSSVKTISVVVSDVNDNSPEFSLSPYAFYVTENNHPGTSIFSVSASDHDINENALISYHIPRDSGDENKWASFLNIHSENGNILALKSFDFETLKTFQFQVVATDSGTPSQSTNVTVNVYILDQNDNTPVILYPVSANGSAKGVEEIPRNVNAGHLVTKVRAYDADIGYNGWLLFSLQEVTDHSLFALDRYTGQIRTLRSFTETDEAEHKLVILVKDNGNVSLSATATVKINVVEPKEAFAASDVKSSVKDEEENSVTFYLIITLGSVSTLFLISIVVLIVMQCSKPTDYSSKYLQDANNDGTLCHSIQYRSGDKRYMLVGPRMSIGSTIVPGSNGNTLVLPDHRRRASGEMRSETLRQDPRSRPQSLSHTQPRKLTLGAHGGVVGDAGSTGGSGPELADRV; from the coding sequence ATGGAACAAAAAGGATGCGGGGCATGGCTGGAGCGACGGCAATGGGTTGTGTTCATGGTTGCTTTGGTTCTCTTTTGGAGCGGGACTTCAGCTCAGATAAGATACTCAATCTCTGAAGAGCTCAAGGAAGGAACTGTCGTGGGGAATGTAGCTAAGGATTTGGGAATAGATCTGAGCACCTTGAAGGATAGGAGATTTCGAATCGTGTCTGGTTCGACCGAGCCCCTTTTCCAGGTAAATCTGAATAATGGCATCTTGTATGTGAATCGAAAAATAGACCGAGAGGAGGTGTGTGAACGGAGCAGCGTGTGTTTGATCAACCTGAAAACCGTTCTAGAGAACCCGCTGGAGATCCATTATGTCGCGGTGGAGGTGTTAGATGTGAACGACCATTCTCCCAGCTTTCCAGATAAAGAGAAACGGTTAGAGATTTCAGAGTCCGTGTTACCAGGCGTGAGATTTCAGCTACAAGCTGCATTCGATCCAGATAGCGGACAATACTCTGTTCAACAATATAAACTTAGTCATAATGAGCATTTTCGTCTGGAAATTAAGGACCGAGGCAAGGATGCGAAAACTCCTGTTTTGAATCTACTGAAGCCGCTAGATAGAGAGAATACAGGGAGCCATAGATTACTACTTACGGCCATTGATGGCGGAAAACCTCCAAGGTCTGGGACTATAGAAATAATTGTGGACGTTTTAGATGTAAATGATAATATGCCTGTTTTCACTAAAGAGTCATACACTGCAAAACTGAATGAAAATTCTCCAATTGGCTCAAAAGTTGTACAGGTAAATGCTACGGATTTAGACGAAGGTTCAAATGGTGAGGTAGTTTACTCCTTCGGTAATAATGTGAACAGGAAATTACGTGAGCTTTTCGATGTGGATATCAACACCGGTGAAATAACTGTAAAAGGAAGGATCGATTTTGAGATAGAAGACAGCTATGACATTGATATTCAGGCATCTGATAAGGGATCTGCTCCTTTTAAAACGGACAAAAGTGTCATTGTAAATATTGTTGACCTGAACGACAACGCACCTGAGATAGAAGTGACATCATTTTCTAACGCAATCCCCGAAGATTCTAGACCCGGAACCACGGTCGCGCTAATCAGTGTAAATGACTTGGACTCTGGTCTCAATGGAAAAGTTATGTGTTCTATAAGTGAGGGCGTCCCGTTCACTCTAACGCCGTCATTACAGGACAACATGTACTCTGTAGTCACCAAGTCACCACTAGATAGGGAGAAACAGTCTGAATATGATCTAACAATAGTAGCCAAAGACGCAGGGGAACCGTCCTTGTCATCTGTAAAGACTATCAGCGTTGTTGTATCAGATGTGAATGATAACAGTCCAGAGTTTTCACTGAGTCCTTATGCTTTCTATGTCACCGAGAATAACCACCCAGGCACCTCAATATTTTCCGTGAGTGCCTCAGATCATGACATAAATGAAAACGCTCTTATTTCATATCATATTCCGAGAGACAGTGGCGACGAGAACAAATGGGCGTCTTTTCTAAACATACATTCTGAAAATGGGAACATACTGGCGCTTAAAAGCTTTGACTTTGAAACTTTAAAAACGTTCCAATTCCAAGTTGTAGCTACAGACTCTGGAACTCCGTCACAAAGCACAAACGTCACAGTGAACGTGTATATTCTGGATCAGAACGACAATACTCCAGTGATATTGTATCCAGTCAGCGCTAACGGTTCTGCTAAAGGTGTGGAGGAGATTCCCCGCAATGTGAACGCAGGCCATTTGGTGACTAAAGTGAGAGCCTATGACGCTGATATAGGATATAACGGCTGGTTATTATTTTCACTGCAGGAAGTTACTGACCACAGTCTCTTTGCTTTGGACCGCTATACGGGACAGATAAGGACACTTCGGTCATTCACAGAGACAGACGAGGCTGAGCATAAACTGGTCATACTGGTAAAAGACAATGGGAACGTTTCACTGTCAGCAACAGCTACTGTGAAGATCAACGTTGTGGAGCCCAAAGAGGCTTTTGCAGCTTCTGATGTTAAAAGTTCAGTaaaagacgaggaggagaacagcgttacattttatttgatcattACTTTGGGGTCAGTTTCAACGCTTTTTCTCATCAGTATCGTCGTGTTGATTGTAATGCAGTGCTCCAAACCCACAGACTATTCCTCCAAGTATTTACAAGATGCGAATAACGACGGGACACTGTGCCACAGCATCCAGTACAGATCCGGAGACAAACGGTACATGTTAGTTGGACCCAGAATGAGTATAGGTTCTACTATAGTCCCGGGCAGCAATGGGAATACTCTAGTTCTACCTGACCATAGGAGGAGAGCTTCTGGAGAG
- the LOC139572243 gene encoding protocadherin alpha-3-like — MEQRGCGAWRERRQWVVFMVALVLFWSGTSAQIRYSISEELMEGTVVGDIVKDLGIDLSTLKDRGFRIVSGSTESLFQVNQNDGILYVNRKIDREEVCERSSVCLINLKTVLENPLEIHYVAVEVLDVNDHSPSFPETEKRLEMSESALQGTRFQLHAADDPDSGQYSVQQYKLSQNDHFRLEVKDRGDDRKTPILVLQKTLDREALKSHKLILTALDGGKPPRSGEIRITVDVSDVNDNAPVFTKDVYSVLLNENAPLGTTVIQVNATDLDEGSNGEVIYSFANDVQGKVRKRFDLNPKTGEIIVTGVIDYEEIKIYEIDIQASDKGTAALTTEKSVIIKIVDVNDNAPEIEVTSFANAIPEDSRPGTTVALINVNDLDSGLNGKVLSSISEGVPFTLTPSLQDNMYSVVTKSPLDREKQSEYDLTIVAKDAGEPSLSSVKTVSVVVSDVNDNSPEFSLSPYAFYVTENNIPGASVFSVSASDPDLNENALISYHIIRNGGEINKLLSFLNINPENGNVFAQKSFDFETLKTFQFQVVATDSGTPSQCSNVTINVFILDQNDNAPVILYPVSANSSAEGVEEIPRNVNAGRLVTKVRAYDADIGYNGWLLFSLQEVTDHSLFALDRYTGQIRTLRSFTETDEAEHKLVILVKDNGNVSLSATATVIIKVVEPKEAFAASDVKSSVKDEEENSVTFYLIITLGSVSTFFLISIIVLIVMQCSKPTDYSSKYLQDVNNDGTLCHSIQYRSGDKRYMLVGPRMSIGSTIVPGSNGNTLVLPEHRRASGEVRS, encoded by the coding sequence ATGGAACAAAGAGGATGCGGGGCATGGCGGGAGCGACGGCAATGGGTTGTGTTCATGGTTGCTTTGGTTCTCTTTTGGAGCGGGACTTCAGCTCAGATAAGATACTCCATCTCTGAAGAGCTCATGGAAGGAACTGTCGTGGGGGATATAGTTAAGGATTTGGGAATAGATCTGAGCACATTGAAGGATAGGGGATTTCGAATCGTGTCTGGCTCGACCGAGTCCCTTTTCCAGGTAAACCAGAATGACGGCATATTGTATGTGAACCGAAAAATAGACCGAGAGGAGGTGTGTGAACGGAGCAGCGTGTGTTTGATCAACCTGAAAACCGTTCTAGAGAACCCGCTGGAGATCCATTATGTCGCGGTGGAGGTGTTAGATGTGAACGACCATTCTCCCAGCTTTCCCGAGACAGAGAAAAGGTTAGAGATGTCAGAATCTGCGTTGCAGGGGACGCGATTTCAGCTGCACGCTGCAGACGACCCAGACAGTGGCCAATATTCAGTTCAACAATATAAACTCAGTCAGAATGATCATTTCCGTTTGGAAGTTAAAGATAGAGGTGATGACCGCAAAACACCTATTTTGGTTTTACAAAAAACACTGGATAGGGAGGCTTTAAAAAGCCATAAGCTAATTCTCACAGCCCTTGACGGTGGGAAACCTCCTAGGTCTGGAGAAATTAGAATAACTGTAGACGTGTCAGATGTTAACGATAACGCCCCAGTCTTTACAAAGGACGTATACTCAGTATTGCTGAATGAAAACGCTCCTTTAGGCACGACCGTGATACAGGTTAATGCCACTGATTTGGACGAGGGTTCTAATGGTGAAGTCATCTATTCTTTTGCCAATGACGTGCAAGGGAAGGTGCGGAAACGTTTCGACTTAAACCCGAAAACTGGTGAAATAATTGTAACAGGAGTTATAGATTATGAAGAAATTAAAATATATGAAATTGATATTCAGGCATCAGACAAGGGCACAGCTGCATTGACAACTGAAAAAAGTGTTATAATCAAAATAGTTGACGTTAATGACAATGCACCTGAGATAGAGGTGACATCATTTGCTAACGCAATCCCCGAAGATTCTAGACCCGGAACTACTGTAGCACTAATCAATGTTAATGACTTGGACTCTGGTCTCAATGGAAAAGTTCTGTCTTCTATAAGTGAGGGCGTTCCGTTCACTCTAACGCCGTCTTTACAGGACAACATGTACTCTGTAGTCACCAAGTCACCACTGGATAGAGAGAAACAGTCTGAATATGATCTAACAATAGTAGCCAAAGACGCAGGGGAACCGTCCTTGTCATCTGTAAAGACTGTCAGCGTTGTTGTATCAGATGTGAATGATAACAGTCCAGAGTTTTCACTGAGTCCTTATGCTTTCTATGTCACTGAGAATAACATCCCCGGCGCCTCAGTATTTTCCGTGAGTGCCTCAGATCCTGACTTAAATGAAAACGCTCTTATTTCATATCATATTATCAGAAACGGTGGCGAAATTAACAAATTGTTATCTTTTCTAAACATAAATCCTGAAAATGGGAACGTATTTGCGCAAAAAAGCTTTGACTTTGAAACTTTAAAAACGTTCCAATTCCAAGTTGTAGCTACAGACTCTGGAACTCCGTCACAATGCAGCAACGTCACAATAAACGTGTTCATTCTCGATCAGAACGACAACGCTCCAGTGATCTTGTATCCAGTCAGCGCTAACAGTTCCGCTGAAGGTGTGGAGGAGATTCCCCGCAATGTGAACGCAGGCCGTTTGGTGACTAAAGTGAGAGCCTATGACGCTGATATAGGATATAACGGCTGGTTATTATTTTCGCTGCAGGAAGTTACTGACCACAGTCTCTTTGCTTTGGACCGCTATACTGGACAGATACGGACACTACGGTCATTCACAGAGACAGACGAGGCTGAGCATAAACTGGTCATACTGGTAAAAGACAATGGGAACGTTTCACTGTCAGCAACAGCTACTGTGATTATCAAGGTTGTGGAGCCCAAAGAGGCTTTTGCAGCTTCTGATGTTAAAAGTTCAGTaaaagacgaggaggagaacagcgttacattttatttgatcattACTTTGGGGTCAGTTTCAACGTTTTTTCTCATCAGTATCATCGTGTTGATTGTAATGCAGTGCTCCAAACCCACAGACTATTCCTCCAAGTATTTACAAGATGTGAATAACGACGGGACACTGTGCCACAGCATCCAGTACAGATCCGGAGACAAACGGTACATGTTAGTTGGACCCAGAATGAGTATAGGTTCTACTATAGTCCCGGGAAGCAATGGGAATACTCTAGTGCTACCTGAACACAGAAGAGCTTCTGGAGAGGTAAGGAGTTAA